The genomic stretch CACGTCGCGGTGGTCGGCGACAACCGCAAGCTGGTGGTATTCAATCTCGAAGAACTGCCCGATCTCGCCAAGGGACAAGGCGTCAAGCTGCAGAACTACCGCGATGGGGGATTGTCCGATGCGACGACCTTCAAGCTGGAGGACGGCCTCAGCTGGAAGATGGGAGGCAAGGGCGACCGCACCCGCACCGAAACCGAGATGTGGCAATGGAAAGTCGCGCGTGGCGGTGCAGGCCGGCTGCCCCCGCAAGGTTTCCCGCGGGACAATCGTTTCGGCTAGCGGTTGACCTTCCGAGAATGTAAGGAGAGGACAGCGCTATGCGCTTCTTTCCTTACCTCCTCGCGTTGGCTCTCCTGCCAGTGTCGGGGCATGCCGACGGTACCGAACAACTGCTACCTGAGAAGGACGAGCTGACCGCGGTCGATCCGCTCACGCATGTCGACCACTTCTTGCCACCCGAGATCGCGGGCGACATCGAAAGCGGCAGGATATGGACCGGACATCTCGCTCCGCCCGGCATATTCGACGCCCGTTTTATTGGGCCGGTCAGAGACGAAGGCGACGGAACCTGTCGTCGCGCAACCTATTGGTTCTTGTTGGAAGAGATTCCCGGACAGGGCACGCGGATTGCAAAGCGTCGGCCCGCGAAGGACCTCGTCGCTCCTCGCGCGGCGACGAGTGGTGGCCAATGTATCGCTGAAACCGGCATGGTGCCGCGCAACGATCGCTATCCCGATCGCCAGCTCTACGGGCTCCGCACAATCGCCGAAATCGTCGAGAGTGCGAAAACCGGTGCCGTCGCCCGGGACCAGGTTGAGTGTCGGACCGATGACGGAGCCTGCAGGGATGCTTTGGCGATACTCGCTGCATTCGATCTGCAGGTTTTGATCTCACTCGATGTCAGATCGCTCGTGAAGGATTGCGGGCCTGAAGAGGGTCGTACGCGACTGTGCACGATGCGCCCGATCGGCGATGGCGATCCCTTCATCCTCGAAGCGCGTCTTCCGGATCGCGACAGTGCTCAGACGTGGAAGCTGGAGTGGGAAGCGCGCGATGGCGAGCCTCTCGCGCTCTCGATGCTGCGTACGACTATCATCTGACCTCACGCCACAAAAAAACCGGAAGCGCCCTCCCGCGCTTCCGGTTCTGTTTTCGATCCCGAAAGGGTCGGTGTCCGGCGTTATTCGCCGGTGGTGTCGCCCTCGGCAGGTGCAGCGGCCTGCGACATGGCGGCATCGATCTGCGCGTTCGTCAGGCGGGCCATCAATCCGTGGTCGGTCGCATCGAAGTGCGAGCGCAGCAGCGTGACCTTGTTGGCTTCGTCACCACCGCGAGCGATCACGACATTGTCACCATCGACTTCGACGACCGTGCCGAGCGGCGCGTGATCCGCAGCCATGGCTACGGCGCCGACGGTCAGCGCGGCATCGCGCTTGGCAGCGGCTTCAGCGAGCTGCGCGTCGACCATGCCGTCAATCTGGGCCTTGGTGACCGTGATCGTCGGGCCGGTGTCGCCTTCGCCATACATGTTCACGGCGAGCGGAACCTTGTGCTTGCCGGTGTCGAGCACGGCCTGGCCGTTTTCGACAGCCACGATGGTGCCGACTTCGCCGCCCTGCGGGCCATAGACGGTGGCACCGGCGACGACCTGCTCGTTGGCGAGCGCAGGGGTGGCGGCAAGAGCGACGGCGGCGACGGCCAGCTTCGCGAATTTCATATGATCAACTCCAAGACTTGGTTTTCGAAACTTGCGGTTCCGCCACGCGCCAACGCGCATCGAAGCCGCCTAAAATGGAAAAGGGCGAGCAACCTTTCGCGGTTGCACAACCCGCCGAGCCCCTCCGGGACACGGCTGCCGTATGGCACATTCGGCCAAAAGTGGCAAATGCAAGGTCTTTATGGTGCAGTGCAGCTTAAGCTAGGCTGAAGGCCCTTCACGCCGTACCAGTTCTTCGGAAAGCAGCTCTTCCACGCGGTCGCGATCGGGAAATTCCTCGCCGATCCAGCGGGTTTCCACGGCTCTCAGGATGCGAGCGACTTCCGGGCCGGCGCCGACACCCCGCGCGACGATTTCACCACCCTTGAGCGGTAGTTGCGGTATTTCCCAATCCGCCAGCGCTGCGGTACTTGCTCCAGACAGGAGCAGGCGATCGATCGCGCAGTCCGCGCCTTCGCGATAGGCCAGTGCCCTCGGCGCATCGACATCGGCGGGTTTGCGTTCGGCTGCACAGACCAGCCGGGCGCGCTGGGCTTTCGACAGCCGGAGCCGCGCCGCTACCGCCTCCGCTATGGTCGGGATCGGCGGAATCAACGCTGCAAGCCTTCTGATGCCCTCAGGCGCGTGGCCTTGCGAGGCCTCGCTCGCGACCAGCGCGATCAGACAGACGATCTCGTTACGACGCGCTTCCGGCAACACGACGCCGAGCACGCCCAGCTGCTCCATCAGCTGCACCGTCGCCACCGGATCGGGGAGAGACAGGATGGCGAGCAGTTCCATCGCCACCCGCTCGCGGCTGAGTCCCTTGAGCGTCGCGGCAAGCTCCTCGCAGGCGGCAACTGCTTCGTCGTCCAGCGCATCGCCGAAGCGCGCCTGGAAGCGGAAATAGCGCAGGATCCGCAAATGGTCCTCGCGAATGCGTTCGCGCGCATCGCCGATGAAGCGCACGCGCCGCGCCGATAGATCGGCAAGGCCGCCGAAATAATCGTCCAGCTCCAGCGTCTCGGGATGGGCGTAAAGCGCATTGATGGTGAAGTCCCGGCGCGCGGCGTCTTCGCGCCAGTCGTCGGCGAAGGCTACGGTCGCGCGGCGGCCATCGGTAGAAACATCGCGGCGCAACGTGGTCACCTCGACCGGTCCGCCGTCTAGGATCGCCGTGATCGTGCCATGGTCGATGCCGGTCGGAACGGTGCGAATGCCCGCCGCGCGGCATTTGTCGATTACCGTGCCGGGGCGATGCGTTGTGGCGCAGTCGATATCGTGCGGTTCGATGCCGAGCATGGTGTCGCGCACGCAGCCGCCGACCCAGCGCATGCTGGTGGCACCCAGCGCCTCGACCAGCTGGCCGAGGTCCTCACGCTTCGTCCAATCGGCATCGGGCAGGCGGTCAGCCATGGCTGCGATCCAGCCACGCGATGCGTCGCGACAGGTTCCAGCAGATCGCCGCGGTCACGCCCCAGATGCGATAGCCCTCGTGATCCATCTCGAGATATTCGCGCATCGCGCCTTTCCAGAACACTTCGTTGCGGTCCCATTGCGATGCATCCATCAGCTTGTCGAGCGGGCATTCGAACCAGCTTTCGACCTCGCGCGGGTCGGGGCGGATGGGCAAGTCGTGCGGCACCACCGCCAGCACGGGCGTGATGTCGAAGCCGGTGCCGGTCTGGTAGCGATCGGTCGTGCCGATCAGCCGGACATGCTCGCGCGGGATGGCCAGTTCCTCCCACGCCTCGCGCAGGGCGGCTTCGACCGCGTCCTCGCCCTCGTCCAGCTTGCCGCCGGGGAAGGCGACTTGGCCGGGATGATCCCGCATGGTGCGCGGGCGCTGGGTCAGCAGGACGGTGGGGTTCTCGCGCTCGGTCACGGCAATCAGCACGGCAGCATCGGCGGTGCGGTCCAGATCGGCGAAGCGCGCATCCGACATCAGCGGGCCGACATCTTGCGCATGCCCCTGTTCGAACAGATGCACCAGACGATCGAAGATTGCGCTCATTCAGGCAGGAGAGAGAAGGTTTCGCTTCCGCTCGTCACGGTGAAGTCGCCACCTTCGTCGAACGCGATCTGAGCCAGCTGCTCATAGGTCGAGCGGTTGAGCCGCGCCTCGCAACCGCGCCGGACGTGAACGTAGAGCGCAGGCTTTTCCGGATCGCCCGCCGCGCGGATCGGGTTGTCGGGCCCGGCGACGACCACATCGTCGGTGTTTGTGCGGAAGACGAGATCGCCGTCCTTGCACGAGACATCGGTGGCGATGAAGCAGGCATCCTCCACCTCGATCGACAGCTTCTGGTAGGGCACGACCAGCCAGTAGCTGCCGTCATCCTCGCGGTTGAGCAGGCCGGAAAAGGCGCGGACCATGCCTGGCCGCCGGATCGGCGAGCCATCGTGATACCATGTCCCGTCCGCCGCGATCCGCATGTGGCTATCGTCGACATTGTCGGGCGACCATTGCTCGACTGGCGGCAGCTTGCGATCGGCCACCGCCTGCGCGATTTCGGCGAGCGACATTCCGGCGAGTTCGGGGGGCGGGGTATAGGGCATTGAAGGTGTGGTGGCAGAACGTGGAGCGGGACTCAATGGAGGTTTTGGTCGCATGCGGTCAGGACGTCCGTCCTGATCTGGCTGTGCCATCTCGCTCCCCCACCCGGCGTGGGCCGGTGCCGCCGCAAGGGTCGGACGGATGTCCGGCCCGTAACCAGGATAAAACTACCCAGCCCACGGCCCCAGCATCCCCTCGGGCGGGAGGATCGCTGGATTGCCCGTTCGTGCCAGCAAGCGGTGCTTCTCGAACGGGCCGGGGCAGTGCCAGCCGCCGGTGTGATCCGCCACGAAGCCCCAGCGGTCGTAATAGTCGGGATCGCCGATCATCACCTGCGGCAGCGGTGCCGCGCCGTCGTCGAAGCCCGCATCGATCGCCCCGAGGCTCGCCGCCATCAGGGCCTTGCCGAAACCTTCGCCTTGCCGGCCGGGCATGACCGCGACAGGCCCCACCATGATCATCGGATGCGGGCGGCCCTGCGGGTCGGTGAGGGCTACCGGCCACAGCTGGATCGTACCGGCGAGGTAGTCCTCGTCGTCCAGCGCGGCGAAGCTCAGACCGTCGAGCCATTCGACACCTTCGCGGATGCGATAGGCAGTACGCGCGTGGCGGCCCTCGCCGAACGCGGCGTCGAGCAGGTCTTCGACCAGTGCCGGGTCGATCGCGGACAGGGGGACGAGTGTCGCCATGGGGCGGGGCGCTTAATCGCGCCTCGCTGCCAAGTCGATCAACTTTGGCTTAGGCCCGCAGAAGCCAGGCCGCGCACCATCAGGACGGGCGCAGCTCCAGCAACCGGCCACCTTCGCCATCCTCCAGCACCCAAAGCGCGCCATCGGGGCCATAGACGACCTGTCGGATGCGATTGCCCATGTCGTAGCGGGCGACTTCGCGGGCCTGCTCGCCATCGAAGGCGATCCGGATCAACGCCTGCGTCTTCAGGCCGGCCACGATCAGATCGCCGTCCATGCCTTCGAA from Qipengyuania profundimaris encodes the following:
- a CDS encoding CCA tRNA nucleotidyltransferase, which translates into the protein MADRLPDADWTKREDLGQLVEALGATSMRWVGGCVRDTMLGIEPHDIDCATTHRPGTVIDKCRAAGIRTVPTGIDHGTITAILDGGPVEVTTLRRDVSTDGRRATVAFADDWREDAARRDFTINALYAHPETLELDDYFGGLADLSARRVRFIGDARERIREDHLRILRYFRFQARFGDALDDEAVAACEELAATLKGLSRERVAMELLAILSLPDPVATVQLMEQLGVLGVVLPEARRNEIVCLIALVASEASQGHAPEGIRRLAALIPPIPTIAEAVAARLRLSKAQRARLVCAAERKPADVDAPRALAYREGADCAIDRLLLSGASTAALADWEIPQLPLKGGEIVARGVGAGPEVARILRAVETRWIGEEFPDRDRVEELLSEELVRREGPSA
- a CDS encoding DUF1285 domain-containing protein, encoding MPYTPPPELAGMSLAEIAQAVADRKLPPVEQWSPDNVDDSHMRIAADGTWYHDGSPIRRPGMVRAFSGLLNREDDGSYWLVVPYQKLSIEVEDACFIATDVSCKDGDLVFRTNTDDVVVAGPDNPIRAAGDPEKPALYVHVRRGCEARLNRSTYEQLAQIAFDEGGDFTVTSGSETFSLLPE
- a CDS encoding CoA pyrophosphatase; translated protein: MSAIFDRLVHLFEQGHAQDVGPLMSDARFADLDRTADAAVLIAVTERENPTVLLTQRPRTMRDHPGQVAFPGGKLDEGEDAVEAALREAWEELAIPREHVRLIGTTDRYQTGTGFDITPVLAVVPHDLPIRPDPREVESWFECPLDKLMDASQWDRNEVFWKGAMREYLEMDHEGYRIWGVTAAICWNLSRRIAWLDRSHG
- a CDS encoding GNAT family N-acetyltransferase — translated: MATLVPLSAIDPALVEDLLDAAFGEGRHARTAYRIREGVEWLDGLSFAALDDEDYLAGTIQLWPVALTDPQGRPHPMIMVGPVAVMPGRQGEGFGKALMAASLGAIDAGFDDGAAPLPQVMIGDPDYYDRWGFVADHTGGWHCPGPFEKHRLLARTGNPAILPPEGMLGPWAG